The Methylomicrobium lacus LW14 genome window below encodes:
- a CDS encoding universal stress protein, with product MKSYKHILLAVDFFDQQAIVIERAQDLAARYGAKLSLIHVVDTLPIGDPANDVLVPFEMDLSQEFIALGRKKLAELAAKLGVPEAQTWLETGGAQQEIVRIAEENAVDLIVVGSHGRHGLALLLGSTANGVLHHARCDVLAVRLQNP from the coding sequence GTGAAATCATACAAACATATATTATTGGCAGTGGACTTTTTCGACCAGCAGGCGATCGTGATCGAGCGCGCCCAGGATCTGGCGGCGCGTTATGGCGCCAAGCTCAGCCTGATTCATGTGGTCGATACCTTGCCGATAGGCGATCCGGCGAATGACGTGCTGGTGCCGTTCGAAATGGATTTGTCGCAGGAGTTTATCGCGCTCGGCAGGAAAAAACTGGCCGAACTGGCCGCGAAACTGGGCGTTCCGGAAGCGCAAACCTGGCTCGAAACCGGCGGTGCGCAACAGGAAATCGTGCGTATCGCCGAAGAAAACGCGGTCGATCTGATCGTGGTCGGCTCGCACGGGCGTCATGGCCTGGCGCTGCTGTTGGGCTCGACCGCCAACGGCGTCTTGCACCATGCCCGTTGCGATGTACTGGCGGTGCGCTTGCAGAATCCATAA